The proteins below are encoded in one region of Lonchura striata isolate bLonStr1 chromosome 1, bLonStr1.mat, whole genome shotgun sequence:
- the LOC116183253 gene encoding uncharacterized protein LOC116183253, giving the protein MCGGCDGEAGRREQRMGTVWGERRRAVPAGSGGAACGLCALAWAAGRGARQRPASAELTRGAVPAAGSSPVPERSKVTCLVLQGLVHGSDCHGVRESVSQPAKIRHRGLQDEGCSAAHMDVEEQK; this is encoded by the exons ATGTGCGGAGGTTGCGACGGAGAGGcggggaggagggagcagcGTATGGGCACGGTGTGGGGAGAGCGGCGCAGAGCGGTgccggcgggcagcggcggaGCGGCGTGCGGGCTTTGTGCGCTGGCCTGGGCGGCGGGGCGAGGCGCAAGGCAGCGGCCGGCGAGCGCGGAGCTGACGCGGGG agctgtgccagcagcaggatctTCCCCAGTCCCAGAGAGAAGCAAAGTGACCTGCCTGGTGCTTCAAGGCTTGGTGCATGGCAGTGACTGCCACGGGGTGAGAGAGTCCGTGAGCCAGCCAGCAAAG ATACGGCACAGGGGTCTGCAAGATGAAGGCTGTTCTGCAGCTCACATGGACGTGGAAGAGCAAAAATGA